Below is a genomic region from Pseudomonadota bacterium.
TTTCAACAATGGCTTGGAGATAAATGCTCTTGAATACTCTGAAATGATAAAAAAACTCAGAGGCGAGATAATGGCCAGGAGAACACAGAAAACTGTTGGAGGAGGTGGATAAGCGGCGGTGGGTAAATGGCAAGGCGAAAGAAAAAGGATTCATTCCCTCCGTTCGTACCCATGTTTATAGAAGTTCTGGACTCATTAGCATATAGGGACTTGCATTACTCCAGCCAAGCTGCTTTGGTAGATTTCTTCCGGAAAGTCCGGATGAATCCTAAAAATCCGCTGCGTTATAAGATTGAGTTTATCTTCCCCTTTAAGGAGGCTGAGAAGCTTGGTTATCATAAGAATACTTTTCCAAATGTGATAAGAGAGTTAGTCCAGAAGGGGTTTCTTGACCCCGTGAAAAAGGGGTATAGGAAAAATTTCGTAGGTGGGGGCCTTAGCCGATTTCGGCTTGCCGAACGATGGCGGAGTTACGGTACAGATAATTTTGTAAAGGTGGAGTGGAATAGCTTTATAAACCCTAATCAATGAAGGGGGCTTTTGTATGCTGAAAAAATTCATTGTTAACCCCAGAAAACAGGGCGGTAACCACCCTGAAAAACAGGGCGGAAAGGGGCTTCTTAGAAAGCTTACCGCCCTGTTTTCTGGGGTTGTAGGGATAAAATTGTGTATTTCTCCGCCCTGTTTTTTAGGACGTATCTATATATATACCAAGGGTGTAGGTTTTAAAGTCGGTTACTTTTATCAGAGGGTTTTAATCAATCGCCCGAGACTGGAATATAAAAAGGGGGTGAGGAGATGTTGGTAGGAGAGACAGAAAAGAACGCAAGAGAAAGGATCCGTATTTCAATTGAAGAATATAGAGGCCACAAATTCATCGACTGCAGAACGTATTTCAAAGATACAGCCGGTGAAATGAAACCATCCCGAAAAGGGATAGCTCTTAATGAGGACGTCATCGATGAAGTGCTTGAGCTCCTCAACAAGGCAAGAGAAAAGCTCCTTGAGGAATAAAAAATGGAACAGAGCGGGAAAGCAGTGGAACAGAATAGAAAAAAAATGGAAGTGAGCGGGTCCTTCCCAACGATAGAGTGCTACACGGATGCTGAAGACCCCGAAGAATCACTACATATTAAAAAAAAACTGGATGGAAATATGGAAAAAGCTGAATTATTAGAGCATGATGCAGACTTTTTGGATAGTAAAAATAACCTAAAAGGAGGTTTAATCATGAAAGAAAAAGAAGATAATAAATTAAAAAAGTTGGAAGGTAATTTTAAGCAGGCTCGTATGGAGCTCGAGGTTGCCACAAAAAAGTTTGAGGAGATGAAGGCAAAATCAGTTGGACTCGATAAGGACATGGCAATATTGAGGGAATCTAAAATTGAACAGATCGAGGAAGAAAAGGGAGAGTTGTTAGAAAAATTTGTATCAGGGGAGATAGAAGAAAAGGTTTTCCAACAATGCCAGCAGGAACAGAGAAAAAAACAAGGAAGGCTTAAAGAGTTAAAGCAGCTACAAGAGGCGACAAACCGGGTTATTGGAAAACTTAAAAACAGTTTGTATGGATTACAGGAAAAGGAACGAGAGGCGCAAGTAGAGTTGCTGGCTTATGTCTTAGAAAATATAAAGGAAAAAATAAAAGAGACAGCTGGCGATTTGGTAAATCAAGCGACAGCTATCCAATTTTTGAAGAGGGATAGTATTATAACGATAAGATGGGATAAGGCGCATTACGGAGTTTTTTTAACGAGTATTTTCCCCATGCCATCGCTTGAAGAACACGCAAAGATGAAGAAGCAGATTGAGGGAGAAATTTTGAATGAAAGTATATAAGTGCTTTTGCCTGGTACTTTCTCAGGGGCGGGGTGCAGCGCCCGCCCCACATTAGCTTCAAAAAATAAGGAGGCTTAAAATGTTAAGCAAAATATTGAATGAAATTCTTATTGGGTTTGGGAGTTTAAACAAAAGATCTCTGACCTGGGAGGCTGTGACTCAGTATGTCGATCTTTTCAATCAAGCGAGGGGGTATTTTAAAAATGGAGAAGCCTATAATACCTTTCTGGATAATACTCTATCTGGCGGTAAAGCTTATGCAGAACAGATTGTAAGGATAAATGAAAGTAGAGATACACTTGAGAAAACCGGTGTAACCCCACAACAAGCTGTAGATTGCCTGGCTACAGGACTCCCCGGGACCAGACAAAAACCAGGAGAGCAAACTTCCATCCCGACTGTGAAAACAAAAGAAGGTCCGACATATTTCGAAGTGGAAATAACGCCCCAATATCTTGGGCGAAAAATAAAAGCATTAGCAGAGAAACCCCTCACCCTTAAGGCTTTTGATGAGCAAATTGAATTAATTAGCGAGACAGAAAAGCTTTTAGGAAGTGGGAAAGCTCTAACAGACTTTTTTAATGAGCTCTTCCCCTCATTGGGAAGTAAATACGCAGACGCATTAAAATACATGAAGCAGAAAGGATCTAAGGACATAGAACTTCTCAGAAAGAAAGCAGGTGATGAAGCGGGAGAGATAGATAAACTTGAGAGATATTTTTCCGCTTATATGAGAGTATTTGGATTTGGATCCAGACAAAAGAGAGCTTGAGATATAAGACATTGAGGAGCTGGTGAGAGTAAAACTTTATTCTAACAAAGAGGCCATAGGCGCAGTTCGTTTTGTTGATAATTTCTACAGTAATGAAGGACCGTTCGAGCAGATGGGAATCGGAAAAACACAAGGATGGGATATACTATCTTTGTATGAAGACCTCCATCGTCACAAGAGCAATCGCAAGGCAGGATCCGGAGCTCTCTTTTTTTGCACAAAAATATCTCGCGATTGTCATCCCGGAAGAGGCAGCAAAAGTTTGGTGTAAGAGATATAACCCGGTTCTATTGCAGGAGCTGTTCGGTAATGATAAAAAATTACCGCGGCTATAAATGCAAAAAATCTTGGAGGTGAAACCATGAAATTTGATATAAAACTTGAAGGCGTAAATGAGGCGTTGAAAATGTTCAGTGCTGATGCCGTGAGACGAGCTGTAAAAACAACCCTTAACGAGGCTGGAGACAAGGCAAAAAGTGAAGCTATAAAACAGATAACAGAAGACTACAATGTCCCGCCGAGTGCTGTTCGGGAATTTCTAAAAGTTAAAAAGGCTTCCTATGGTGAGACCTGTGAGTACACAATCACGGCCAGGGGTAAGGGTATTCCGTTGATAAAATTTGGTGCCCGCCAGGTGGGGGTAAAAATCAAACAAGCTATCGGCCGTTATACAAGGCGAGCGAAGCATTTCGGCAACTTCCAGCGCGGCGGTCCGGTAACTGTATTGGTAAAAAAAGCGGGCGGGCGAAAAGTAGTACATTGGGAACCGAAACCATTTATCGCTGTGGGCCCGAAAGTAGGACCGCAAGTATTTGCCAGACAGGGGAGAGAACGCAGAAAATTGTGCCGCCTCCTCGGTCCCGGGCTGGCCTTGCTGTTTGGTAGCAAAAAGGTATTAGAACACGCAAAAAGGGCAGCACTGGATACCTGGGCTAAACGCTTTGCGCATAACCTGGACTATTTCAGCAAGAAGTGATGGATGATGGTATTACTCCAAATGGGTTATTGTTGAGGCATAGATACTATGTCATGGCGAAAAAATGCACCACAAACAATCATGGAGCCTGATAACCATGAAAATAGAGTTTGAAGAACAGGATATTCAGTTTATAGCGGTCCGGGTTGTTGAATTGATAAGACCTCTATTGACAGCCAACCCGGCGCGGCAAAGTGAGGATATAATATTTGACGTGCCTGGACTATGTGAATATCTGAAAGTTTCAAAAAAATGGATCCATGAACGAACCCACTTGAAACAAATCCCGCATTTTAAAGGCAGCAACAAGATGCTAAGGTTCAGGAAACGAGACGTTGACAAGTGGCTTGAGTCTCTCAAAACCCCAGCTATCAATGATTTCACAGGAAGATTAAAGGCGATAAAATAACAACCGGCCTGCTCATTGCTTATGATACGCCTCCATAAAAATAATCTTATGTTTTGTATACCTTACAAAACACTGTATAGTGAATTGTATACTATATTTTTTTCCTTGACAAAGTAGACATTGTTCACTATAACTAATATTGACATGGATAAGTGGGCACCAGAAAAAATTAAAGACCTTAGAAAAGAGATGGATCTTACTCAAAAAGATTTTGGGGATCGTATCGGTGTTACACGAGAATATGTCAATAAGCTTGAAAAGGGGGTGAGAAGGCCAGGCAAAACGATGTGCATCTTGTTAGATTGCATAGAACAGAAGGGAAGAAAAAAGAGAAAGGAGAGTGTTAAACATGGCAAAAGGGATTTATAAAAGAGGCAATATCTTTTGGATCCGTTACGCAGGGCTTAATGGTAAGACCCTCTATGAATCTTCTGCCTCATCAAAATTCAGGGACGCTGAAACCCTTTTAATCAAGAGAAAACAGACCATTAAGGAAGGGAAGCAACCAGAAGTTAAAAAACGTATCCCAAATGTGACATTCAAAGAGCTTGCAAAAGCATACCTTGATTGGGCGAAACGACAGCGAGGATTCAGGAGTAAAAAAGGTTTTGTTTTGCAGTTTGTCGATATTTACGGAAGCATACCTCTAAGATATTTCAATGGTATGGTTATCGAAAAATTTCAATCAGACAGAATAGGGAAGGGTAATAAACCGGCTACCGTGAATAGGCTCGTGGCCACAATCAAACATATGTTTTCAAAAGCCGTTGAGTGGGAGATGGTTGAAGAAGAAATACAGAAGAAGATCCGGCGGGTTAAATTACTCGAGGCCAATAACAGGCGTCTAAGGTATTTGTCGAAAGAAGAATGTCAGAATCTCATAAAGGTTTGTGAATCCTACTTGAGACCGATTATTATTTTTGCTCTCAATAGCGGATGCCGCAAAAATGAAATCCTGTCTTTAAAGTGGGAAAACGTAGACCTGCAACATGGCTTTATTCTTCTGGACCAGACAAAGAACGGTGAGAGAAGGGAGCTACCAATCAACGAGACCTTACGGGTTACTTTAGAATCATTACCCAGGAGATTAGACGGCGGGTATGTGTTCTATGATCCTAAGACCGATGAACGGTATAAGGACGTTAAGCGCTCATTTGCTACAGCATTAAGAAAAGCAGGGATAAAAGATTTTCATTTTCACGATCTCAGGCATACATTTGCAAGTCACCTTGTAATGGCGGGGGTAGATATTATGACAGTGAAAGAGCTGTTGGGCCATAAAACCCTTGCAATGACTTTACGGTATAGCCACCTTTCGCCTAAACACCTTGTGAAAGCCTTGTCTATCCTCGATGATGCCCTCAACGACAATATCAACTATACAAAAACTATACAATTTGGAAGGGGTACCCCTTGAAAAACCAAAGCCGACGCGGGGATTCGAACCCCGGACCTGCTCATTACGAGTGAGCTGCTCTACCACTGAGCTACGTCGGCATTGAAGAAAGTGTAACATAAAAGAGAGTTTGTTGTAAAACAAGAACAGCATGAGATAAATGTAAGGGATGGTATTACGTTGCGGAGGATTTCTTCTTTTCTTTTTCCAGTTTTCTCTTTTCCTCGTCTCTTATTTCCCTTCTCAACAACTTCCCAACCTTGGATTTTGGTAGCATATCTCTGAACTCAATATACTGGGGGACCTTGTATGGAGCAAGCCTGTCTCTACACCACCTTATAAGTTCAGTACTTCCCACACCTTTCGCATCTTCTTTCAAGACCACGATGGCTTTTATCCTTTCACCCACCTTCGGATCGGGGATACCTACCACGCATGCCCCTATAACGGTGGGATGATCCTGAAGGGCGGCTTCAACCTCTGAGGCAGAAACCCTGTAGGCTTTATGTTTAATTATATCAGCGGTTCTCTCAACAAATTCCAGTTCCCCCTCTTCATTCATCTTCACAAAATCGCCCATCCTGTAGTAGATTTCACCGTTTAAATCAACATAGGAATAGCTCGTTTCCTCGGGTTTATTGAGATAATGTTTTATTGTATAGGGAGATGTAACGAGGAGCTCTCCAAGCTCGCCAGGTGGAAGTATCTCTAAAGAATCCCTATCAGCAACAATGGACTTTCTTGTTTTTAAGGGTTTCCCGATCGTTGTCGGGGATGGGTCTTTATGAAGAGGGCTATACGTGACATGCCCTATTTCGGTTGATCCATATACCTGATAAAGGGGTACACCATATTTTTCCTTCCAGCTTTTGAATACTTCCACAGGAAGGGTATCTCCACCACAATAACAGTATCTCAGGGAACTAAGATTATACTGATCAAGCCTATCATTCTCAAGTATCATCCGGTAAAGGGCAGGAACACCGAGCATCCAGCGGGCACGATAACGCTCAACGGCTGAAAGTACAGCGTCTACTTCAGGAATGGGCATCAATACAACTGTATTGCCGTAATTAAATCCGAAAGCTATAGCGAACCCTTTAGCCATAATATGGAAAAGAGGGTTCACCATTAATACAGTATCCTTACCCTCTTCAGTATAGCCCCCAATCACATCTTCCATGATGTCATGAATATAGGATACTTCTCCTGTATGGTTTCCGGGGACCCCTTTCGGAAAACCAGTAGTACCACCTGTATACATGATATAGGAAAGATCATTAAACGGATCAATTTCTACCTTAGGTGGTCTTGGCCAGCTTTCTTTTAAAATCTTTCTAAAAGAATGCACCTTGTTGTTTTTTTCAATTTTACCCTTAGGAATTTTATCAAACATATAACCAAGGGCTCTTTTCCAGACAGGGACAAGGTCTGCAAGACTTGTAACGATAACATTTTCCAGATTTGTTTTCTCCATAATTTCTTTTACATAGACAAAGTTTGTATCAAGGCATATGACCGTCTTAACCCCAGCATCATGGATCATGTACTCTATCTCAAATGATGTGTATATAGGTGAAACAGGGACTATTACAGCCCCAATTTTGTTTATGGCAAAGTTTGCAATCATCCACTGGGGGCAGTTTGGTATGTAAATCATAACCCTGTCCTGGCGTTTTACGCCCAGATTGGCAAGACCTGTAGCAAATTTGTCGATAAGCCTGCTAAACCCCCCATAGGTAAATCGCTCCCCGAGATAGACGAGGGCAGTATTGCTCGAATATTTCTCTGCCATCTCTTCAAAACGGGTAAATGTGTATTCGTCTTTGAACGATTCCATTCGTTAACCTCTCATACTCCAAAGTAGGCAGATTTTACATCCGGATTGTCCATAAGCTCTTCCTTTGTTCCAGAAAGCATACTTGAGCCATTTTCAAGAATGTATCCATAATCTATGATCGGCATTACAGGCCGTGCATATTGTTCCGTAATGATTATACTTATCCCCTTTGCATCCCGAATTTTGCTTGTCCCTTCAATGACAATATCCTGATACGCAGGGCTTAGGCCAAGAAGTGGTTCATCAAGGAGCAACACTTGCGGATTTGCCATCAATGCCCTTCCAATAGCGAGCATCTGTTGTTCGCCACCGCTTAAAAAACCTCCCTGTCTTTTTAAGTGGTCCTTTAACCGGGGAAAAAGGTTTAATACATAATCTATATTTTCTTTTGTTTCCCTTCTTTTAGAGAGATATGCACCAATCTTTAAGTTTTCCATGACAGAGCTTTCAGGAAATATCCTCCGCCTTTCAGGGCATAAGATAACTCCCATCTTTGCCCTCTCATGGGGTTTAATCGTTGTAACATCCTTTCCATTAAAAAAGATCCGGCCGTATAAAGAGATTCTCTCTCCTCCTCTCATTTCCTCCTTTTTTTTAATATCGAGGATTATCCCTGAAAGGGCATACATTAACGTGCTCTTACCAGCGCTATTAGAACCGAATACCCCGACAATCTTCCCTTTTTCGCATTCGATACTCACGTTATTAAGTGCAAGCATGTTTTCATAAAAAACCATCAGTTCCCGTGCTTCAAACATGAACCTTACATCCTTTCATCATTACAATATGCATTCTTCATTTCTTCATTCTACATGCTACATTATTCATTTCCATCATACCGCTTCTTTTCCGAGATATGCTTCCTTTACCCTCTTATCTTCTATGACAGCGCTTGATAAACCCTCAGCAATCTTCTCCCCGAAGTTCAATGCCATCACCCTGTCTGCTACCCTGAAGAGTTCCCGTAGCCTGTGCTCCACCATGATGAGCGTAATCCCCTCCATCTTCATCTTTTCAATCAACGGCGTCATCCCGGCAATCTCGCTCATACTTAAGCCCGAAAAAACCTCATCACAGAAGATGATCTCAGGTCTCATGGCAATACAGCGTGCAAGCTCAAGTCTCTTTTGATAGCCTGTCGGAAGGGTGGAAGCAAGCTTATAAGGAACACGGGAATCCCTTTCAAAACCGATTTCTTCAAGGATGTCTACTGCTACAGTATCCCTGTCCCCATGTTTTCCGCCTCCCCGCCAGCCGCCTGTTTTTTTTGCCCTCGGTGACCACAGCGGTATAATCAGGTTTTTAAAGGCTGGGAGGGTATAGTAGGGTCTCATAATCTGGAATGTCCTGGTAATACCGATGTGTGCTATCTTATGGGCAGGCCATCCTGTTATTTCTTTTCCCTTAAAATACACACGACCAGCCCCTGGCTTTATAAATCCTGTTATACAGTTGATCAGGGTGGTTTTGCCTGAGCCATTCGGACCTATGATACCGTAGATTTCACCTTGTTGTATTTCAAAGCTCACATCCACAAGAGCTTTAAGCCCACCAAAAGATTTGCTGATCCCTTTTGCTGAAAGAAATGGCGCATCGCTCATACTTTTACCCATCTTTCAAATTGGTGATACTTTCTCTGCAAGTAAACCATTAATCCCTCACTTTTGAAGACTATGAATCCTGTCAACGCTGCACAATAAATAACTATTCTAAACGATCCAAAGGCCCGTAAAATCTCAGATAAAGGGACAAGTATAAAAGTTCCTATAACCGCCCCGACTAAAGTGCCCCCACCTCCTATAACCACTGAGGCAATGGGTATGATAGAAAAGTCGAGGGCAAAAAGAGAAATGCCTGCCCACATATA
It encodes:
- a CDS encoding transcriptional coactivator p15/PC4 family protein; this translates as MLVGETEKNARERIRISIEEYRGHKFIDCRTYFKDTAGEMKPSRKGIALNEDVIDEVLELLNKAREKLLEE
- a CDS encoding phage tail protein, which codes for MKFDIKLEGVNEALKMFSADAVRRAVKTTLNEAGDKAKSEAIKQITEDYNVPPSAVREFLKVKKASYGETCEYTITARGKGIPLIKFGARQVGVKIKQAIGRYTRRAKHFGNFQRGGPVTVLVKKAGGRKVVHWEPKPFIAVGPKVGPQVFARQGRERRKLCRLLGPGLALLFGSKKVLEHAKRAALDTWAKRFAHNLDYFSKK
- a CDS encoding helix-turn-helix domain-containing protein, whose product is MKIEFEEQDIQFIAVRVVELIRPLLTANPARQSEDIIFDVPGLCEYLKVSKKWIHERTHLKQIPHFKGSNKMLRFRKRDVDKWLESLKTPAINDFTGRLKAIK
- a CDS encoding helix-turn-helix transcriptional regulator; the protein is MDKWAPEKIKDLRKEMDLTQKDFGDRIGVTREYVNKLEKGVRRPGKTMCILLDCIEQKGRKKRKESVKHGKRDL
- a CDS encoding site-specific integrase: MAKGIYKRGNIFWIRYAGLNGKTLYESSASSKFRDAETLLIKRKQTIKEGKQPEVKKRIPNVTFKELAKAYLDWAKRQRGFRSKKGFVLQFVDIYGSIPLRYFNGMVIEKFQSDRIGKGNKPATVNRLVATIKHMFSKAVEWEMVEEEIQKKIRRVKLLEANNRRLRYLSKEECQNLIKVCESYLRPIIIFALNSGCRKNEILSLKWENVDLQHGFILLDQTKNGERRELPINETLRVTLESLPRRLDGGYVFYDPKTDERYKDVKRSFATALRKAGIKDFHFHDLRHTFASHLVMAGVDIMTVKELLGHKTLAMTLRYSHLSPKHLVKALSILDDALNDNINYTKTIQFGRGTP
- a CDS encoding AMP-binding protein, encoding MESFKDEYTFTRFEEMAEKYSSNTALVYLGERFTYGGFSRLIDKFATGLANLGVKRQDRVMIYIPNCPQWMIANFAINKIGAVIVPVSPIYTSFEIEYMIHDAGVKTVICLDTNFVYVKEIMEKTNLENVIVTSLADLVPVWKRALGYMFDKIPKGKIEKNNKVHSFRKILKESWPRPPKVEIDPFNDLSYIMYTGGTTGFPKGVPGNHTGEVSYIHDIMEDVIGGYTEEGKDTVLMVNPLFHIMAKGFAIAFGFNYGNTVVLMPIPEVDAVLSAVERYRARWMLGVPALYRMILENDRLDQYNLSSLRYCYCGGDTLPVEVFKSWKEKYGVPLYQVYGSTEIGHVTYSPLHKDPSPTTIGKPLKTRKSIVADRDSLEILPPGELGELLVTSPYTIKHYLNKPEETSYSYVDLNGEIYYRMGDFVKMNEEGELEFVERTADIIKHKAYRVSASEVEAALQDHPTVIGACVVGIPDPKVGERIKAIVVLKEDAKGVGSTELIRWCRDRLAPYKVPQYIEFRDMLPKSKVGKLLRREIRDEEKRKLEKEKKKSSAT
- a CDS encoding ABC transporter ATP-binding protein — encoded protein: MFEARELMVFYENMLALNNVSIECEKGKIVGVFGSNSAGKSTLMYALSGIILDIKKKEEMRGGERISLYGRIFFNGKDVTTIKPHERAKMGVILCPERRRIFPESSVMENLKIGAYLSKRRETKENIDYVLNLFPRLKDHLKRQGGFLSGGEQQMLAIGRALMANPQVLLLDEPLLGLSPAYQDIVIEGTSKIRDAKGISIIITEQYARPVMPIIDYGYILENGSSMLSGTKEELMDNPDVKSAYFGV
- a CDS encoding ABC transporter ATP-binding protein, whose translation is MGKSMSDAPFLSAKGISKSFGGLKALVDVSFEIQQGEIYGIIGPNGSGKTTLINCITGFIKPGAGRVYFKGKEITGWPAHKIAHIGITRTFQIMRPYYTLPAFKNLIIPLWSPRAKKTGGWRGGGKHGDRDTVAVDILEEIGFERDSRVPYKLASTLPTGYQKRLELARCIAMRPEIIFCDEVFSGLSMSEIAGMTPLIEKMKMEGITLIMVEHRLRELFRVADRVMALNFGEKIAEGLSSAVIEDKRVKEAYLGKEAV